TGGGCCTGGGTGGCTGGGCGTCGGTGCACATCTTCGGGTTTCCCGCACTCGACAACAGCACCCCGTTGTTCGCGTTCCTGTTCCTGGTGGCGCTCGGTGTCGACTACACGATCTTCCTGGTCACGCGGGCGCGCGAGGAGACCCCGCAGCACGGCACCCGCCAGGGCATCGTGCGCGCGGTGTCGGCCACCGGCGCGGTGATAACGAGCGCCGGTGTGGTGCTGGCCGCGGTGTTCTGTGTGCTGGGTGTGCTGCCGCTGATCGTGCTGACCCAGTTGGGCATCATCGTCGGCCTCGGCATCCTGCTGGACACCTTCCTGGTGCGCACCGTCATCATCCCTGCGCTGTTCACCTGGATCGGCCCGAAGATCTGGTGGCCCGGCCTGCACGCAGAACCGTGAGACGCGCCGACCCGTGAAGACGGCCTGACCAGGAACTTCCCAGGAGTTCGGCAGCCGCGGGTAGCGTCGTTGCATGACCCAAGCGCAGGCGCTCCCGCCGCTGCACATGCGGCGCGACACGTTCGATCCCACGCCTGAACTCGGCGAGATCCGGGCCGCCGAAGGGGTGCACGTCACGGTCAACCCGTTCGGCATGCAGGTGTACCTCGTCACGCGCCATGAGGACGTCAAGACCGTCCTGTCGGACCATGAACGGTTCTCCAACAGCAGGCCGCCCGGGTTCGCCGTGCCCGGGGCACCGCAGATCTCCGAGGAAGAGCAGGCCAGTGCCCGTGCCGGGAACCTGTTGGGTCTCGACCCGCCCGAGCACCAACGACTTCGCCGCATGCTCACACCCGAGTTCACCATCCGCCGTATCAGGCGACTCGAGCCGCGGATCGTCGAGATCGTCGACGCGCACCTGGACGCCATGGAGTCGGCAGGTCCGCCCGCGGATCTCGTCGCCGACTTCGCGCTTCCCATACCGTCGTTGGTGATCTGCGAACTTCTCGGCGTGCCTTACGAGGACCGGCAGGACTTCCAGCAGCGGTCGGCCCGTCAACTGGACCTGTCGGCGCCGATCCCGGAACGCCTTGCGCTGCAACGGCAGGGTCGCACATACATGCGCGGGCTCGTCGAGCGGGCGCGCAGCACACCCGGCGACGACATCCTCGGAATGTTGGTGCGAGAACACGGTTCAGAACTGACTGACGACGAGCTCATCGGCATCGCCGGGCTGTTGCTGCTGGCCGGGCACGAGACGACCTCCAACATGCTGGGGCTCGGCGTGCTCGCCCTGCTGCGCCACCCAGACCAATTGACGTGTGTGCGTGATGACCCCGACGCCGTCGGTCCCGCCATCGAGGAGTTGCTGCGGTGGCTGTCGATCGTGTCGACCGCGCTGCCGCGCATCACCACCACCGACGTCGAACTCGCCGGTGTCAGGATCCCGGCAGGCAGCCTCGTGTTCGCGTCGCTGCCCGCGGGTAACCGCGATCCCGACTTCATCGAGGCGCCCGATGTGCTGGACATCCGTCGCGGCGCACCGGGCCACCTCGCGTTCGGCCACGGCGTCCACCACTGCCTCGGGGCCCCGCTGGCCCGCATGGAGATGCGGATCGCGTTGCCCGCGCTGTTCCGCCGGTTCCCGACACTGGTGCTGGCCGAACCGTTCGAGGATGTCCGGTGGCGGCCGTTCCACTTCATCTACGGGCTGCAGTCGTTGGCGGTAGCGTGGTGAACGCCATGAGGATAGAAGCGGATCACGACAACTGCATCGCTTCGGGCAACTGCGTGATGGTCTCCGAAGCACTGTTCGACCAGGACGAGGACGGCATCGTGATGGTCCTGGTCGACGAGGTTCCCGATGACGAGATCGAGCACGCCCGCGAGGCCGTCAGGCTGTGTCCCGCGAGTGTGCTCCGGTTGACCGGGGATGCTCCCCCGGCAGATCGATGACCCCGGCCCGGCCGAGCAGGACCACGCTGACCACCAGAACCCAGATCGGGAATGCCAGCGTGAGCCACATCGTCACCTCACTGGCGAGCAGAAGCACCACGGCGACAAGGTAGGTCACGCCGACCAGCCACCGGGGCATCAAGCCGGTCCGCAGCCAGATGGTGGCCAACGAAACCATGAACACCGCGGCCATCCTGAGTGCGTAGGTCTTGGACACCGTCAGCAGCACCATCTGACCGAAGGTGGCGACGCTGGGATCGGTCGCGTCCCCGCTCCGTTCCAGCCCTGCCCCGATGGCGGTGGCCACGAACATCATCGCCAGGAACAGCAGACCACTGCCGATGAACACGGTGGAGAAGAACTTGTCCTCGTACCGTCCCAGCCCGTCGCGGACGACCCCCATGAACCACAGGAAACTGATCCCCGCGAACGGCATCAGGATCGCCGCCACCTTGAGGTTGCCGCTTCCGGCGTTGAGCCACTGGGAGCCGGGTTCAGCGCCCTCCGGAAGAGCCGCGCGGATGAGCACCAGCGCCGCACCGAAAAGCACCGCGAACACCACGCCGGCGGCCGCGGCCGCACGCGGAGTCGTCAGACGGTTCACGCCTCGCTCGGTCATCGCGTGATCCTGCCACGGTTCAAGGTTGTCCGGGCAGCAATCTGATCATCAGGCCGTTGGCCTCGGCGAGCATCTTGCCGTCCCCGTCACGCAGTTCGGCGTTGACGAAGGCTTTGCGCCCCTGCGCCTCGCGGATCCACCCCCGGGCCTTCAATGGCGTGTCGATCGGTGTCACCGCCCGGTAGTCGACATGCAGGAACGCAGTCCGGCTGATCGGACGGCCGGCCGCGTGGATCACCATGCCGAACAGCGAGTCGAACAGCATCGGCAGCACACCGCCGTGCACGGCGTAGTTGCCTCCCACGTGGAAACGGCTGAACGTGACGGTCAGCAGTACCTCGTCGGCCTCGAACTTCTCGACGAACCAGGGTGGCGCCAGCAGGCTGCCCGCACCGGGGAGATCCGGAACACGGTTGGCCGGTCCGACGCCCTCGCCCGCCTCGTACGGGTCGAGCAGCGTGACGAGTTCCTCGGCGAGGTCGGCGGCCTTGTCCCACGTGGCGGCATCCGGGTTGGCAGAGACCGCGAGGTCCTGCACGCGACGAATCGCGGCGAGGAACCGACCGAACCCCGGTCCGGGTTCGGCCGCCTCGAACACCGGGAAGCCCCCGTGCTCACTGTGGTATTTGGGATCGGTACGGCGCGGATCCAACCCGAAGTCAGCCGAGTTCAACGGGCTGCCAGAACATCACGGCGCACGATGGTCTGATCGCGGCCGGGCCCGACACCGATGCACGAAACGTACGCCCCGGCAAGCTCTTCGAGGCGCAACACATAGTCGCGGGCCTTGGCCGGGAGGTCCTCGAACTCCCGCGCTCCCGAGATGTCCTCCCACCAGCCCGGCAGTTCCTCGTAGATGGGCTCGGCGCGCGCGATGTCCGACTGCGTCATCGGCATCTCGTCGACGCGTTTGCCGTCCACCTTGTAACCCACGCACACCGGCACGGTCTCCAGGCTCGACAGCACGTCGAGTTTGGTCAGGAAGTAGTCGGTGATGCCGTTCACCCGGGTCGCGTAGCGGGCTATCACGGCGTCGAACCAGCCACAGCGGCGGGCCCGTCCGGTCGTGACACCGACCTCGCCACCGGTCTTGGCCAGGTAGGCGCCGTGGTCGTCGAACAGTTCGGTCGGGAACGGACCGGAGCCGACGCGCGTGGTGTACGCCTTGAGGATGCCCAGCACCGTGGTGATGCGGGTGGGCCCGATGCCCGAGCCCACCGCGGCGCCGCCCGCCGTCGGATTCGACGACGTGACAAAGGGATAGGTGCCGTGGTCCACGTCGAGCAGGGTGCCCTGTGAACCTTCCAGCAGCACGGTCTCGTCGTTCTCCAGCGCCTGGTTGAGCAGCAGCCGCGCGTCGGCGATGCGGTGCTTGAAGCCCTCGGCCTGACCCAGCAGGTTCTCGAGCACCTCTGCGGGTTCCAGCGCCTTGCGGTTGTAGATCTTGACCAGCACCTGATTCTTGAATTCGAGTGCCGCTTCGATCTTCTCCGCGAGCACCTGCTCGTCGAGCACGTCGGCGACCCGGATGCCGATGCGGGCGATCTTGTCCTGGTAGCACGGGCCGATGCCGCGTCCCGTGGTGCCGATCTTCTTGCTGCCGGCCCAGCGTTCGACGACCTTGTCGATCGCGACGTGGTAGGGCATCAGCAGGTGTGCGTCGGCCGAGATCAGCAGGTTCGACGTGTCGACCCCGCGATCTTCGAGCCCCTTGAGTTCGGTCAGCAACACACCGGGGTCGACCACCACACCGTTGCCGATGACGTTGGTGACCCCGGGTGTGAGGATGCCCGAGGGGATGAGGTGCAGCGCGAAGTTCTCCCCGGTCGGCAACACGACGGTGTGGCCCGCGTTGTTGCCCCCCTGGTAGCGAACTACCCACTGCACGCGTCCACCGAGTAGATCGGTGGCTTTACCTTTGCCCTCGTCGCCCCATTGGGCCCCGATGAGCACGATTGCCGGCATGGCGTACTCTCCCGCCTATCTCCGCGCCTGGAAGTGGTGCAGCCGGTAGGCCACCTTATCCCAGAGCAAGCGCGGAGCCACAATTCTGTTTGCGTGCCAGGAGTGGTTTTGACTTCGTCAACTGCCGTCTTCACGGGCGAGACGGGCCGTGTACCGCGCCCGCTGCGGGGGTTGCCCACGGTGGGCATCGACGACGTCGGCGCGCACCGCCGGCTCATCGTGACGGGCTCCGCGGTCGACGTGGCCGAAGTGCTGAGCAGGTTGCTGAAGGCCGATCGGCTCGATGTCGAGGTCGCACACGCGCGCAGCAGCTGGTCGGCGCGCCGGGCCCTGCGCGGCGCGGCGCGACGGGTGCCGTTGATCCGCGACGAGACCGGAACCGTCCTCGTCTGCGCCGCCGAATGGCACGGCAGAGACGCAAAGCTGCTGGAAGGCGAGGCGATCGTGGACGACACGGTGCTGTTCGACGGCGAGGCGCACGGTGTGCGGATCGAGCCGTTGACGGTGATGCCCGGACTGCGGGCGAGCGTGCTGTCGCGCCGCGGCAGGCCGCTGGGCTGGGTCAGCGGGCGCGCGGCACAACTCGGCACGCCCGGTGCCCAGGTGGTACGCGACGGGGTGCCCATGCCGCGGCCGGTGCGCCGCTCGACGTTCTACCGGCACACCGAGGGCTGGCTGCGCGTCGGTTGACGTCACCACCTGCCGGTACCGTCGAATCGTGAACATCCGTCCGCTGCGCCAGTCGGTGCGGCCGAGCCCGATCTTCCTGATCGTCGTCGCGGTCACCGCCGCGGGCGGCGCGATCGCCTGGATCGCCGCCGACACCATCGAGCCCCTGTCGTACGTCGGGGTGTTCATCCTGGTCATCGCGGGCTGGCTGATGTCGCTGTGCCTGCACGAGTTCGGCCACGCCTACACGGCCTGGCGCTTCGGCGACCACGGCGTGGAGGCCCGCGGCTATCTGACGCTCAACCCGCTGAAGTACACGCACCCGATGCTGTCGCTGGGCCTGCCGGTGTTGTTCATCGCCCTGGGCGGTATCGGGTTTCCCGGCGGCGCGGTGTACGTCCAGACGCACTGGATGACCCCACGCCAGAAGTCGATCGTGAGCCTCGCCGGTCCGGCGGCCAACCTGGTGCTCGCGGTGCTGCTGCTGGGGCTGACCCGCGCGTTCTGGGACCCGAAGCACGCCGTGTTCTGGTCCGGGATCGCGTTCTTGGGTTTCCTGCAGGTCACGGCCCTGGTGCTCAACCTGCTGCCGATTCCGGGGCTCGACGGCTACGGCGCGCTGGAGCCGCACCTGAGCCCCGACACCCAGCGCGCGCTCGCGCCCGCCAAGCAGTGGGGCTTTCTGATCCTGCTGATCCTGCTGATCACGCCCGCGCTCAACCGCTGGTTCTTCGAACTCGTCTACTGGTTCTTCGACTTCTCGGGCGTGTCGAGCTACCTGGTGTCGGCCGGTGGTCAGCTCACGCGCTTCTGGTCGGCCTGGTTCTAGAGTTCGGCGCGCACGAAAGCGCGGTGTTGTCGTGCGTCGCGTCGTCTGCGCCGACGGACGGCAGGGCTGCCGAAATTCCTGGTCGCGACGCGACGCTTGCGACATATGCAGACTTGCGCATATATTGCGGTAATGGGCGCGGGCCACGATCACAGTCACCACACCGACACACGGGTGAGTCGGATGCTCATGGCGGCAGCAATCCTCACCACGTTCTTCGTCGTCGAACTCGTCACCGCGCTGTGGATCAACTCGATCGCCCTGCTCGCCGACGCCGGCCACATGCTCACCGACCTCGTCGCGATGTTCATGGGCCTCACCGCGGTGCTGCTCGCCCGCCGGGGCAGCACATCACCGGCCCGCACGTTCGGCTGGCACCGCGCGGAGGTGTTCACCGCGGTGGCCAACGCCACACTGCTGATCGGCGTCGCGGGCTTCATCCTCTACGAGGCGTTCGAGCGGCTCGGGAACTCGCCCGAGGTGCCCGGCGTGCCGATGATCGTCGTCGCGCTCGCAGGCCTGATCGCCAACGCCGCCGTCGTGTTCATGCTGCGCTCGCACTCCAAGGACAGTCTGGCGGTCAAAGGCGCCTACATGGAGGTCGTCGCCGACACCGTCGGCAGCATCGGCGTGCTGATCGCGGGCATCGTCACCGTGACCACCGGATGGCCCTACGCCGACGTCGTGGTGGCGGTACTGGTGGCGCTGTGGGTGCTGCCGCGCGCGATCGCGCTGGCCCGTGCGGCGTTGCGCATCCTGTCCGAATCGTCACCGGCGCACATCGACGTCGAGAAGGTCCGCAACGCGCTGTGCGCTGTGGACGGCGTGACGGGCGTGCACGATCTGCACGTGTGGACCCTGGTCCCCGGCAAGGACATGGTCACCGCGCATCTGACCAGCAAAGGCGACACCGCACGTGTCCTGGACGACGCCAGAGCCGTGTTGACCGCACACGGGCTCGAACACGCCACCGTGCAGGTGGAGCCGCCCGACGCCGCGGGCGACTGCAAATGCGAAGCCGAGTGACGACGCGCTAGGCCAGACCGAGTTCGCGACGTGCGGTCGGATCGCAGTCGTCGAGCAGATCGAGGCAGCGCTGGTACTCATCGGTCTCCCCGATGTCGTCGGCCGCACGCGCCAACGCCGCCACGCACCGCAGGAAACCCTGGTTCGGCTCGTGGCTGAACGGCACCGGGCCGAAACCCTTCCACCCGTTGCGACGCAATTGATCCAGGCCGCGGTGGTAGCCGGTGCGCGCGTACGCGTAGGCGGTGACGGCCTTGTCGTCCTCCAGCGCCTGCTCGGCGAGCGTCGCCCACGCGACCGAGGCCGACGGGTGGGCGGCAGCGACCACCGCTGCCTTCTCGCCGGCCGCCAGTTCCTCCTCGGCCGCAGGGTCGCCTGGAAGGTAAACGGGGTCCGGTCCCAGCAGATCGCCCATCCGTGTCATGGGCCTATTGTGCACCGCCCGATAAGCTCCACCGGTAGCGACGTACGGGAGGACCGCAAAAGGGATGCCGAATCCATCGGAGCCGAACGAGGACAACACACCCTCTTCAGAAGACCCGACAGAACCGAGCCGCCAGTCCGCCGATGCGCCAACCGAGAAAGTCACGCTGAATCCGGAGCACGAACCGGCCACCGAGGTGTTCAGCGCCCCGACCGCTCCCGACCACGTGGCGCCGCAGACCGACGAGCGGCGCTTCACCGCGCCGTCGGGGTTCGACGGCTCGACGCAGAAGATCGACACCCCACCCGATCCGGAGACCGAGGTGTTCGCGCCGCCGGCCGGCGATCCGAACAAACCCGTTGCGCCACAGGTCATCCCACCGCGTGACGACGCCGCGCGCCCGCCCGCGCCCGCGACCGCACGACGCAGTTGGGGCTGGGTGATCGCGGTCGTACTGGTGATCGCCGCGCTCGTGGCCATCGCCATCCTGGGCACCGTACTGCTGACCCGCGACTCGTCGTCGGCCAGATCCCAGGAGGATCGGGTCCGCGAGACGATCCAGACGTTCGACGGCGCGATCCAGCGCGGGGACCTCGCCACGCTGCGGTCGATCACGTGCGGCACCACGCGCGACAATTACGTGAACTACGACCAGAAGGCGTGGGACGAGACGCACGAGCGGGTCGCGGCCGCCAAACAGTATCCGGTGGTCGCCTCGATCGACCAGGTGATCGTCAACGGTGACCACGCGGAGGCCAACGTCACGACGTTCATGGCCTTCGCGCCGCAGACCCGGTCGACACGCAGTTTCGACCTGCAGTACCGCGACGACGAGTGGAAGATCTGCCAGGCTCCTGCGTTCTGATCCCGGCGTGTTGAACCCGGCGTGTTGATCCCGGTCAGCCGGCGGTGACGCTGCGTCCGGCGCTGTGCAGGTCGTTGCACGCCTCCACGACACGCTCGGACATCGAGGCCTCGGCCTTCTTCAGGTAGCTGCGCGGGTCGTAGGTCTTCTTGTTGCCCACCTCGCCGTCGATCTTGAGCACGCCGTCGTAGTTGGTGAACATGTGCCCGGCGATCGGACGCGTGAACGCGTACTGGGTGTCGGTGTCGACGTTCATCTTCACCACGCCGTATTTGAGGGAATCCTCGATCTCGGATTTCAACGAGCCCGAGCCGCCGTGGAAGACGAAATCGAACGGCTTGGCGTCCTGCGGCAATCCCAACTTGGCCGCGGCCACGCGCTGCCCCTCGGCGAGCACCTCCGGCTTGAGGACGACGTTGCCGGGCTTGTACACGCCATGCACGTTGCCGAACGTCGCGGCCAGCAGGTACCGCCCGTGCTCACCGGTGCCCAACGCGGTGATGGTCTTCTCGAAATCCTCCGGCGACGTGTAGAGCTTGTCGTTGATCTCGGCCTCGACGCCGTCCTCTTCCCCACCGACCACGCCGATCTCGACTTCGAGGATGATCTTGGCCGCGGCGGCGGTCTTGAGCAGTTCCTGCGCGATCGTGAGGTTTTCGTCGAGCGGCACCGCCGACCCGTCCCACATGTGCGAACCGAACAGCGGGTTCTCGCCCCTGGCTACGCGCTCGGCGGAGATCGCGAGCAGCGGGCGCACGTAGGTGTCGAGTTTGTCCTTGGGGCAATGGTCGGTGTGCAGCGCCACGGTGATCGGGTACTTGGCGGCCACCACGTGCGCGAACTCCGCGAGCGCGACTGCGCCGGTCACCATGTCCCTGACGCCGAGACCTGATCCGAATTCCGCACCACCGGTCGAGAACTGGATGATGCCGTCGCTGCCCGCGTCGGCAAAGCCCTTGATCGCGGCGTTGATGCTCTCCGATCCCACACAGTTGATCGCCGGGAACGCGAACGAGTGCGTCTTGGCCCGGTCCAGCATCTCGGCGTACACCTCGGGCGTGGCAATCGGCATGACGCTCCCCCTTCTGATCCTGTTGGACACGGGTTGTCGCAGGTGCGAGGCATTGCGGCGGCCCGGGTACCCTTGGGAATCGTGATCGCCACCGCCTTACCAGAGGTTACGACCAATCTGGCCCTGATGCCCGACTTCATGGATCCGCTGAACCTCATCGGATACTTCGGGACCTGGGCACTGGTGGGGATCCTGCTCGTCGTGTTCGTCGAGTCCGGTGTGCTGTTCCCGATCCTGCCCGGCGACTCCCTGCTGTTCGTGGCGGGCATGCTCGCGGCGGGCACCGCGGCGCGTGGCGGCGTCGACGCGAACTTCGAATTGTGGCAACTGCTGGTGTTCATCCCGCTGGCCGCGATCCTGGGCGGCCAGGTCGGCTACTGGATCGGCCGCACGATCGGGACGTCGATGTTCAAACCCGATGCCCGCGTCCTCAAGCAGAAGTACCTCGACGAGGCCCACGTGTTCTTCGAGCAGCGGGGGCCGTTCGCGATCGTGATCGCCCGTTTCGTGCCGATCGTGCGGACCCTGGCGCCGATCACCGCAGGTGCGGCCAAGATGCGCTACCCGGTGTTCGCCTTCTTCAACGTGCTCGGCGCGGTCATCTGGGGGGTGGGCCTGACGCTGCTCGGCTACTGGCTCGGCAGCTTCGAGATCATCCAGAAATTGCTGGAACCGATCTTCATCCTGATCGTGCTGGCATCCGTCGCACCGATGTTCATCGAGTGGTACAAACGCCGCCGGGCCGCGAAGAAGGCCGCCGCCACCGACGCCGCCTCACCGGCCGCCTAACCGGCGAGCACGTCGAACAACGCGCGTAGCCCGGTCACGGTGTGTGCGGGCAGGAAGTGGTCGCAGTATGGCAGCGCCGCGGCCATCGCACCGGCCAGCGGCACATAGCCGGGTGCGGCCGCCCGCGGATTGAGCCAGACCACCAGGTGAGCCCGCCGGCGCACTCGGATCATCGCGTGCCGCAGCACATCAGGGGAATCGGCATCCCAGCCGTCCGATGCGATCACCACCACCGCGCCGCGCAGCAGATTGCCGTGCGGTGCGGCCAGCAGCGCAGCGATCGACCGGCCCAACCGGGTGCCGCCGTACCGGTCGTGCACCCTGGCGTTGGCGTGGGCCAGCGCGACCTCGGGCGAGCGGTGCGACAGCGTCGCGGTCAACCGTGTCAGCGTGGTGGCGAAGGCGAACACCTCGGGGTGCGCCCCACCGCGTCGACGCAGCGCCGCGGCCCGCATGAGATGCAGATACACCACTGCGTACGGCTGCATCGAGCCGCTGACGTCGCAGACGAGCACGACGCGGCGCGGCCGGGTGCTCCGCCGGGTACGCGCGAGCCGCACCGGTTCCCACCCGGTGGTGCGCGACGCCCGGATGGTCTCCCGCAGATCGATACGTCGCCCCGACGGGTGACGCCGGTACCGCAGCGTCCTGCGTCGCGGCCAGTGACACTCGGCGCCTTGCAGCCACATGCCGAGGCGACGCAGATCGCCCACGTCGAACCGGTCGAAGGCTTCGTCGGTGCGGCCGGCGAGCCAGCTCGGCGCGAGATCCGGGATCGTGCTCGTCGTGGGCGAGTGCCCAGCCGCGGTGATCGACGCCGGACGCGTCGTCCACGGCAGCCCATCATGGGCGTCACCGCTGTCGGCGCCGTTCGCGCATTGCTGCCGCGGAACTCCTGGCGGGGTCTGGCCCGGTTGGCGATTCGGCGGGTCGACGCCCAACACCGCGTCAGAGAACACCGCATGGAAGACATCGTCGAATGCGGGCAGGTCCTCGGCGCGGCTCACCAGCGTCAATCGCGCGGCCCAGTAGACCTGCGACCGGCGCGCCGGGGACAGGACATGCATGGCGGCCACGAGTGCCGAGGCGCCCACCGCCGACACCGCAACCCCGGCCTCCCGTAGCCGGTCGACCAGTGCGACCGC
This genomic window from Mycolicibacterium goodii contains:
- a CDS encoding cytochrome P450, with the protein product MTQAQALPPLHMRRDTFDPTPELGEIRAAEGVHVTVNPFGMQVYLVTRHEDVKTVLSDHERFSNSRPPGFAVPGAPQISEEEQASARAGNLLGLDPPEHQRLRRMLTPEFTIRRIRRLEPRIVEIVDAHLDAMESAGPPADLVADFALPIPSLVICELLGVPYEDRQDFQQRSARQLDLSAPIPERLALQRQGRTYMRGLVERARSTPGDDILGMLVREHGSELTDDELIGIAGLLLLAGHETTSNMLGLGVLALLRHPDQLTCVRDDPDAVGPAIEELLRWLSIVSTALPRITTTDVELAGVRIPAGSLVFASLPAGNRDPDFIEAPDVLDIRRGAPGHLAFGHGVHHCLGAPLARMEMRIALPALFRRFPTLVLAEPFEDVRWRPFHFIYGLQSLAVAW
- a CDS encoding ferredoxin, with translation MRIEADHDNCIASGNCVMVSEALFDQDEDGIVMVLVDEVPDDEIEHAREAVRLCPASVLRLTGDAPPADR
- a CDS encoding PaaI family thioesterase: MNSADFGLDPRRTDPKYHSEHGGFPVFEAAEPGPGFGRFLAAIRRVQDLAVSANPDAATWDKAADLAEELVTLLDPYEAGEGVGPANRVPDLPGAGSLLAPPWFVEKFEADEVLLTVTFSRFHVGGNYAVHGGVLPMLFDSLFGMVIHAAGRPISRTAFLHVDYRAVTPIDTPLKARGWIREAQGRKAFVNAELRDGDGKMLAEANGLMIRLLPGQP
- a CDS encoding adenylosuccinate synthase — translated: MPAIVLIGAQWGDEGKGKATDLLGGRVQWVVRYQGGNNAGHTVVLPTGENFALHLIPSGILTPGVTNVIGNGVVVDPGVLLTELKGLEDRGVDTSNLLISADAHLLMPYHVAIDKVVERWAGSKKIGTTGRGIGPCYQDKIARIGIRVADVLDEQVLAEKIEAALEFKNQVLVKIYNRKALEPAEVLENLLGQAEGFKHRIADARLLLNQALENDETVLLEGSQGTLLDVDHGTYPFVTSSNPTAGGAAVGSGIGPTRITTVLGILKAYTTRVGSGPFPTELFDDHGAYLAKTGGEVGVTTGRARRCGWFDAVIARYATRVNGITDYFLTKLDVLSSLETVPVCVGYKVDGKRVDEMPMTQSDIARAEPIYEELPGWWEDISGAREFEDLPAKARDYVLRLEELAGAYVSCIGVGPGRDQTIVRRDVLAAR
- a CDS encoding site-2 protease family protein: MNIRPLRQSVRPSPIFLIVVAVTAAGGAIAWIAADTIEPLSYVGVFILVIAGWLMSLCLHEFGHAYTAWRFGDHGVEARGYLTLNPLKYTHPMLSLGLPVLFIALGGIGFPGGAVYVQTHWMTPRQKSIVSLAGPAANLVLAVLLLGLTRAFWDPKHAVFWSGIAFLGFLQVTALVLNLLPIPGLDGYGALEPHLSPDTQRALAPAKQWGFLILLILLITPALNRWFFELVYWFFDFSGVSSYLVSAGGQLTRFWSAWF
- a CDS encoding cation diffusion facilitator family transporter, which produces MGAGHDHSHHTDTRVSRMLMAAAILTTFFVVELVTALWINSIALLADAGHMLTDLVAMFMGLTAVLLARRGSTSPARTFGWHRAEVFTAVANATLLIGVAGFILYEAFERLGNSPEVPGVPMIVVALAGLIANAAVVFMLRSHSKDSLAVKGAYMEVVADTVGSIGVLIAGIVTVTTGWPYADVVVAVLVALWVLPRAIALARAALRILSESSPAHIDVEKVRNALCAVDGVTGVHDLHVWTLVPGKDMVTAHLTSKGDTARVLDDARAVLTAHGLEHATVQVEPPDAAGDCKCEAE
- a CDS encoding DUF3151 domain-containing protein; the protein is MTRMGDLLGPDPVYLPGDPAAEEELAAGEKAAVVAAAHPSASVAWATLAEQALEDDKAVTAYAYARTGYHRGLDQLRRNGWKGFGPVPFSHEPNQGFLRCVAALARAADDIGETDEYQRCLDLLDDCDPTARRELGLA
- a CDS encoding Rv0361 family membrane protein; protein product: MPNPSEPNEDNTPSSEDPTEPSRQSADAPTEKVTLNPEHEPATEVFSAPTAPDHVAPQTDERRFTAPSGFDGSTQKIDTPPDPETEVFAPPAGDPNKPVAPQVIPPRDDAARPPAPATARRSWGWVIAVVLVIAALVAIAILGTVLLTRDSSSARSQEDRVRETIQTFDGAIQRGDLATLRSITCGTTRDNYVNYDQKAWDETHERVAAAKQYPVVASIDQVIVNGDHAEANVTTFMAFAPQTRSTRSFDLQYRDDEWKICQAPAF
- the fbaA gene encoding class II fructose-bisphosphate aldolase is translated as MPIATPEVYAEMLDRAKTHSFAFPAINCVGSESINAAIKGFADAGSDGIIQFSTGGAEFGSGLGVRDMVTGAVALAEFAHVVAAKYPITVALHTDHCPKDKLDTYVRPLLAISAERVARGENPLFGSHMWDGSAVPLDENLTIAQELLKTAAAAKIILEVEIGVVGGEEDGVEAEINDKLYTSPEDFEKTITALGTGEHGRYLLAATFGNVHGVYKPGNVVLKPEVLAEGQRVAAAKLGLPQDAKPFDFVFHGGSGSLKSEIEDSLKYGVVKMNVDTDTQYAFTRPIAGHMFTNYDGVLKIDGEVGNKKTYDPRSYLKKAEASMSERVVEACNDLHSAGRSVTAG
- a CDS encoding VTT domain-containing protein: MIATALPEVTTNLALMPDFMDPLNLIGYFGTWALVGILLVVFVESGVLFPILPGDSLLFVAGMLAAGTAARGGVDANFELWQLLVFIPLAAILGGQVGYWIGRTIGTSMFKPDARVLKQKYLDEAHVFFEQRGPFAIVIARFVPIVRTLAPITAGAAKMRYPVFAFFNVLGAVIWGVGLTLLGYWLGSFEIIQKLLEPIFILIVLASVAPMFIEWYKRRRAAKKAAATDAASPAA
- a CDS encoding vWA domain-containing protein; the protein is MTAPLLLRGVDLAAFAVALVDRLREAGVAVSAVGASALVAAMHVLSPARRSQVYWAARLTLVSRAEDLPAFDDVFHAVFSDAVLGVDPPNRQPGQTPPGVPRQQCANGADSGDAHDGLPWTTRPASITAAGHSPTTSTIPDLAPSWLAGRTDEAFDRFDVGDLRRLGMWLQGAECHWPRRRTLRYRRHPSGRRIDLRETIRASRTTGWEPVRLARTRRSTRPRRVVLVCDVSGSMQPYAVVYLHLMRAAALRRRGGAHPEVFAFATTLTRLTATLSHRSPEVALAHANARVHDRYGGTRLGRSIAALLAAPHGNLLRGAVVVIASDGWDADSPDVLRHAMIRVRRRAHLVVWLNPRAAAPGYVPLAGAMAAALPYCDHFLPAHTVTGLRALFDVLAG